The following coding sequences lie in one Ictalurus furcatus strain D&B chromosome 7, Billie_1.0, whole genome shotgun sequence genomic window:
- the LOC128609488 gene encoding high affinity immunoglobulin gamma Fc receptor I-like, with amino-acid sequence MELRPLRVMILLISLIRVGQAQEFKLFTLTVCVCFLTFSPVLSVEPNSPQIFRGETVTLTCRLLGWRGPYYWNKDGVNVHSSAENYYTINVDQSHKYRCYVSIDGWSTTWSNEVTLSVIALPKPVVSINPDEQVYRGETVTLRCDLQDEEDSDWIYSWNKDGSGVSSEQEYRISSAETSHAGKYTCRGRERGGSHSSHTSDAVTLTVSEKPKPELTPSREGAVLKGNSVTLSCTLKLQSAAWRFYWIKPTQSTETETEYYNISSVRVSDGGQYRCRAGRGNPVYYTHYSDAFWVNVTDGKAPLSVLKLLSSAVAASPYVLVTIILAVKCYRARTDPDEDNRPYRVIEAEASV; translated from the exons ATGGAGCTCCGTCCACTCCGTGTGATGAtct TGCTTATTTCACTTATCCGAGTCGGACAAGCTCAAG AATTTAAGTTGTTTACattgacagtgtgtgtttgctttttgacTTTTTCACCAGTTCTGTCTGTGGAGCCGAATTCACCTCAAATATTCAGAGGAGAGACGGTTACACTCACATGTAGGTTGTTAGGATGGCGTGGACCGTACTACTGGAACAAAGATGGTGTTAATGTTCACAGTTCTGCTGAAAATTACTACACTATAAATGTAGATCAGAGTCACAAATACAGATGTTATGTGTCTATTGATGGATGGTCAACAACATGGAGTAATGAAGTCACTCTCTCAGTGATAG CGCTCCCAAAACCTGTGGTGTCCATAAATCCTGATGAACAGGTGTACAGAGGAGAGACTGTCACTCTCAGATGTGACCTACAGGATGAAGAGGACTCTGACTGGATCTACAGCTGGAATAAAGATGGTTCTGGTGTCAGTAGTGAACAGGAGTACAGAATCAGTAGTGCTGAAACATCTCATGCAGGTAAATACAcctgtagaggaagagagagaggaggctcacactcctcacacaccagtgatgctgttacactgactgtatcag AAAAACCTAAACCTGAACTCACACCAAGTCGTGAAGGAGCTGTACTGAAAGGAAACTCAGTGACTCTGTCCTGTACACTGAAGCTGCAGTCTGCTGCATGGAGGTTTTACTGGATCAAACCCACACAGAGCACTGAGACTGAAACAGAGTACTACAACATCAGCTCCGTTAGAGTCTCTGATGGAGGtcagtacaggtgcagagctggaagaggaaacccagtctactacacacactacagtgatgcattctgggtaaatgTTACTG ATGGAAAAGCTCCACTGTCGGTACTGAAGCTCCTCAGCAGTGCAGTAGCGGCCTCTCCGTATGTGCTGGTGACCATCATTCTGGCAGTGAAATGTTACAGAGCTCGAA CTGACCCTGATGAGGACAACAGACCATACAGAGTGATAGAAGCTGAAGCGTCTGTCTGA